The Impatiens glandulifera chromosome 3, dImpGla2.1, whole genome shotgun sequence genome contains a region encoding:
- the LOC124930224 gene encoding transcription factor RAX3-like: protein MGRAPCCDKANVKKGPWSPEEDARLKSYIEQNGTGGNWIALPQKIGLKRCGKSCRLRWLNYLRPNIKHGGFSEEEDNIICSLYISIGSRWSIIAAQLPGRTDNDIKNYWNTRLKKKLLGKQRKERAARRGSTSKLSKEEANNTENSITPTDKTNGHAPYWPNQLSAFAPIPYSNQEPRFNDHASMRRLLIKLGGRFSNGEDFQARDDTLRDLPSSYVPFGFPNTTPQEITVNNNMINGGVSGLIPFPSELDGNVVYGNNSHRSSDGLEFLYADMVNNNNMSFPIENVNGEEGIMEWQQGVINRDPNFEGFPQVLVDEMRFLMAN from the exons atggggAGAGCTCCTTGCTGTGACAAAGCTAACGTAAAGAAAGGTCCATGGTCTCCTGAGGAAGATGCTAGACTCAAGTCATATATTGAGCAAAACGGCACCGGAGGAAATTGGATTGCTTTGCCTCAGAAAATTG GCCTTAAAAGATGTGGAAAAAGCTGTAGACTGAGATGGTTGAACTACCTTCGCCCAAATATCAAGCATGGTGGTTTttctgaagaagaagataacATAATTTGCAGCCTCTATATAAGCATTGGAAGCag ATGGTCGATTATTGCGGCTCAACTACCGGGTAGAACAGATAACGATATCAAGAACTATTGGAACACGAGACTGAAGaaaaaactccttgggaagcaGCGCAAAGAACGTGCTGCTCGAAGAGGGAGCACATCTAAATTATCCAAAGAAGAAGCCAATAATACTGAGAACTCCATTACTCCAACCGACAAAACAAATGGACACGCTCCATACTGGCCGAATCAGCTATCAGCGTTCGCACCCATACCCTATTCAAACCAAGAGCCACGATTCAATGATCACGCGTCCATGAGGAGACTTCTGATCAAGCTCGGTGGTAGGTTTTCAAACGGTGAGGATTTTCAAGCCCGGGATGACACACTTCGTGACTTGCCTTCATCTTATGTGCCCTTCGGTTTCCCTAACACTACTCCCCAAGAGATTACGGTAAACAATAACATGATCAATGGGGGAGTTAGCGGTTTGATTCCCTTTCCATCTGAGTTAGATGGAAATGTTGTGTATGGGAACAACTCACATAGATCATCAGATGGATTAGAGTTTTTATATGCAGACATGGTCAACAATAATAACATGAGTTTTCCAATTGAAAATGTTAATGGAGAAGAAGGCATAATGGAGTGGCAGCAAGGTGTAATCAACAGAGATCCAAACTTTGAGGGCTTCCCACAAGTCTTAGTCGATGAGATGAGGTTTCTTATGGCGAACTAA